The Bos indicus isolate NIAB-ARS_2022 breed Sahiwal x Tharparkar chromosome X, NIAB-ARS_B.indTharparkar_mat_pri_1.0, whole genome shotgun sequence genome has a window encoding:
- the LOC139181259 gene encoding melanoma-associated antigen B4-like: MPRGQKSKVRAREKRHQAWSETQVLHDQATTSRGEETTSSSLPYSESAPSSSSAAGTPKGRQGAQGTTSAAAGAIPKRSGGGGTACSRSGVGARGQVQERENSSQASAAAASSHRDLLTKKAQMLVQHMLYKYKMRELIKRSEMLKAIGRRYMKQFPEILSRASEHMEIVFGLVLKEVRPNSHCYTLVSNLDFSDSESMRGDLGLPKNGLLMPLLSFIYLNGPRISEEHIWKFLNILGIYDGRRHFIFGDTRKLITEDLVQEEYLEYRQVPGSNPPRYEFLWGPKALTETNKNKVMEFLAKVNDTVPDACLAQYEESFRQEVESTGARAAARVGTSASGMAGTSASGMAGTSASGMAATSALGMAGTSASGMAGTSALGMAGTSASGMAGTSALGMAGTSASGMAGTFASGMAGMSAWVTACMSASVWDGPSAAAQAEYLASARPGISAAASAGPSASASAHARAASSHSSRP; the protein is encoded by the coding sequence ATGCCCCGTGGGCAGAAGAGTAAGGTCCGTGCTCGTGAGAAACGTCACCAGGCCTGGTCTGAGACCCAGGTTCTTCATGATCAGGCCACCACATCTCGGGGAGAAgagaccacctcctcctcccttccttatTCAGAGAGCGCTCCCTCAAGCTCGTCTGCTGCTGGCACCCCCAAGGGGCGTCAGGGAGCCCAAGGCACCACCAGTGCTGCTGCAGGTGCTATACCCAAAAGATCTGGTGGTGGTGGCACAGCATGCTCGAGATCTGGTGTAGGTGCCAGGGGCCAAGTTCAGGAACGTGAAAATTCCTCCCaggcctcagctgctgctgcaAGCTCTCACAGAGATCTTCTGACCAAGAAGGCACAGATGTTGGTGCAGCACATGCTGTATAAGTATAAGATGAGGGAGCTCATTAAGAGGTCTGAAATGCTGAAGGCAATTGGTAGAAGGTACATGAAGCAATTCCCAGAGATCCTCAGCAGGGCCTCTGAGCACATGGAGATTGTGTTTGGCCTGGTGCTGAAGGAAGTCAGACCCAACAGTCACTGCTATACCCTGGTGAGCAACCTAGATTTCAGCGACAGTGAGTCTATGAGAGGTGACTTGGGGCTGCCTAAGAATGGTCTTCTAATGCCTCTGCTGAGTTTCATCTACCTGAATGGCCCCCGTATCTCTGAGgagcacatctggaagttcctgaatATTCTGGGCATCTATGATGGAAGAAGGCACTTCATCTTTGGAGACACCAGGAAGCTCATCACAGAAGATCTGGTGCAGGAAGAGTACCTGGAGTACCGCCAGGTGCCTGGCAGCAATCCCCCTCGCTATGAGTTCCTCTGGGGTCCTAAAGCGCTTACAGAAACCAACAAGAATAAAGTCATGGAGTTTTTGGCCAAGGTCAATGATACAGTCCCTGATGCCTGCCTGGCGCAGTATGAGGAGTCTTTCAGACAGGAAGTAGAGAGCACTGGGGCCAGAGCTGCAGCCAGGGTTGGCACTTCTGCCTCGGGCATGGCTGGCACTTCTGCCTCGGGCATGGCTGGCACTTCTGCCTCGGGCATGGCTGCCACTTCTGCCCTGGGCATGGCTGGCACTTCTGCCTCGGGCATGGCTGGCACTTCTGCTTTGGGCATGGCTGGCACTTCTGCCTCAGGCATGGCTGGCACTTCTGCTTTGGGCATGGCTGGCACTTCTGCCTCGGGCATGGCTGGCACTTTTGCTTCGGGCATGGCTGGCATGTCTGCCTGGGTTACTGCATGCATGTCTGCCTCGGTCTGGgatggcccttctgctgcagcccAGGCTGAGTATCTTGCCTCAGCCAGgcctggcatttctgctgcagccagtgctggcccttctgcttcAGCCAGTGCGCACGCTAGGGCCGCATCCAGCCACTCATCTCGCCCCTAG